The Halococcus sediminicola genome has a segment encoding these proteins:
- a CDS encoding metal-dependent hydrolase produces the protein MWPWGHLAVGYLAYAALSRWRYGEPPSAAATLAVAVGTQFPDLVDKPLAWTFHVLPSGRSLAHSLLTTAIVCALVYVYARRHGWTRPAIAFAVGYITHPFADALSPLLAGEYAYVRYLGWPVLDQPPYDTSRGFGAHFADLEPSSLVLAGAFLVGFALLIWLRDGRPGLAALREWLRARRVV, from the coding sequence ATGTGGCCGTGGGGACACCTCGCCGTCGGCTATCTCGCCTACGCCGCGCTCTCGCGCTGGCGCTACGGCGAACCGCCCTCGGCGGCAGCGACGCTCGCCGTCGCCGTCGGGACGCAGTTTCCCGACCTCGTGGACAAGCCGCTCGCGTGGACCTTTCACGTCCTCCCGAGCGGGCGCTCGCTCGCACACTCGCTGCTCACCACCGCCATCGTCTGTGCGCTGGTCTACGTGTATGCCCGCCGGCACGGGTGGACGCGACCGGCCATCGCCTTCGCCGTCGGCTACATCACTCACCCGTTCGCCGACGCGCTCTCGCCGCTGCTCGCCGGCGAGTACGCCTACGTGCGCTATCTCGGCTGGCCGGTGCTCGACCAACCGCCCTACGACACGAGCAGGGGCTTCGGCGCGCATTTCGCCGACCTCGAACCGTCCTCGCTCGTGCTCGCCGGAGCCTTCCTCGTCGGCTTCGCGCTGCTGATATGGCTGCGCGACGGTCGTCCCGGTCTCGCGGCGCTG